Proteins encoded in a region of the Mucilaginibacter sabulilitoris genome:
- a CDS encoding DUF5703 domain-containing protein has protein sequence MKNNLLKYACLAFLALSITKTEAKPVAPVTDTLLNNYNVSWDVPGPTSAQSMPLGNGDIGLNVWVEKNGDLVFYISKTDAWGGELDVQKDPWMQQGGVLMKLGAVHVSVSPNPLAKSTTFKQVLKLRDSEIQIQEGEGKSAVKLRIWVDANNPVIRVEAQSDAPVSVNVKLDNWRVGQTDTVLNNEKNRIAWYHHNSATTDPHLANLTFGAVVKGKGLVSEDASTLQSGSVKTQLISIYPLTAVAGSGKEWLAQLDKQVAAVEKLNVEQTRLAHQKWWQQFWNRSHIFLKGDNLATQVTQGYVLQRFVTACAGRGTGPIKFNGSIFVVDNPNWKHDDKPNPQNADFRAWGGQYWFQNTRAMYWPRLMAGDFDMMLPLFNMYAKILPANAAQVKQFYNHDGAYFAETAPFWGGLQFMGPDVKANYTNHYFTPILELSMMMLDYYEYTGDTQFAKQTLLPIASAGIQFFDKHFGRDSTGRLLLDPDNSIEMFWKVHNPAPDVAALHSVISRMITLPNTLVDDKTRQQWQKLYRELPPLPVAEVNGKNVLLPYTGAQTAKSFNSENPELYAIYPFRLYGIGKPDLDLALNTFNTRKQRAKGCWVQDPIQAAMLGQAVVAKDYVSFAFTRKSPDLKFPAFWASGNDYHPDEDNGGNGENGLQQMLMQADGKKIILLPAWPAGWDADFKLNAPYNTTVQGKVVNGKLQNLKVIPASRMTDVVDMSKR, from the coding sequence ATGAAGAACAATCTTTTAAAGTACGCCTGCCTCGCTTTTTTAGCATTAAGCATAACCAAAACAGAAGCTAAACCAGTCGCGCCGGTTACAGATACCCTGCTAAACAATTACAACGTTTCCTGGGATGTGCCCGGGCCAACTTCGGCACAATCAATGCCATTGGGTAATGGCGATATAGGCCTGAATGTATGGGTAGAAAAAAACGGCGACCTGGTTTTCTACATCAGCAAAACCGATGCCTGGGGTGGCGAGCTGGATGTTCAGAAAGACCCCTGGATGCAGCAGGGCGGAGTACTCATGAAATTGGGTGCCGTTCATGTTTCGGTAAGCCCTAATCCGCTGGCCAAAAGTACAACTTTTAAACAGGTATTAAAATTACGCGATAGCGAAATACAGATACAGGAGGGCGAAGGCAAATCGGCAGTTAAGCTGCGGATTTGGGTTGATGCCAATAACCCGGTAATAAGGGTGGAAGCACAGAGCGACGCCCCTGTTTCGGTGAACGTAAAGCTCGATAACTGGCGGGTCGGCCAAACAGACACGGTGCTGAACAACGAGAAAAACCGCATTGCCTGGTATCACCATAATTCGGCAACAACAGATCCGCATCTGGCAAACCTTACTTTTGGAGCCGTTGTTAAAGGTAAAGGCCTGGTGAGCGAAGATGCATCGACACTGCAATCGGGCAGTGTAAAAACGCAGCTTATTTCCATTTATCCCTTAACTGCGGTTGCAGGTAGCGGTAAGGAGTGGCTTGCTCAACTGGATAAACAAGTGGCAGCAGTTGAGAAACTAAATGTGGAGCAAACCCGGCTGGCGCATCAAAAATGGTGGCAGCAATTCTGGAACCGCAGCCACATATTTTTAAAAGGCGATAACTTAGCCACACAGGTTACGCAGGGCTATGTATTGCAGCGTTTTGTTACCGCCTGTGCGGGCCGTGGAACCGGACCTATTAAGTTTAACGGGTCCATATTTGTGGTAGATAACCCCAACTGGAAACATGATGATAAACCCAACCCTCAAAATGCCGATTTCAGGGCTTGGGGTGGTCAATACTGGTTTCAAAACACGCGCGCAATGTACTGGCCCAGGCTCATGGCCGGCGATTTTGACATGATGCTGCCGCTGTTTAATATGTATGCCAAAATACTACCTGCCAATGCTGCTCAGGTAAAACAGTTTTACAACCATGACGGCGCTTACTTTGCCGAAACCGCGCCCTTTTGGGGCGGGTTGCAATTTATGGGGCCTGACGTAAAGGCAAATTACACCAATCATTATTTTACGCCGATACTCGAGCTAAGCATGATGATGCTCGACTATTATGAGTACACCGGCGATACCCAGTTTGCCAAACAAACCCTCCTACCGATAGCATCCGCCGGGATACAGTTTTTCGACAAGCATTTTGGTCGCGACAGTACAGGTAGGTTATTGCTCGACCCCGATAATTCTATCGAGATGTTTTGGAAGGTGCATAATCCGGCGCCCGATGTTGCTGCTTTGCACTCGGTGATCAGTCGTATGATAACGCTACCCAATACTTTGGTTGATGATAAAACCCGGCAGCAATGGCAAAAACTATACAGGGAACTACCTCCGCTACCAGTAGCCGAAGTGAACGGTAAAAATGTGTTGCTGCCCTACACTGGTGCGCAAACCGCTAAATCATTTAATAGTGAGAACCCGGAGTTGTATGCCATTTACCCGTTCAGGCTGTATGGCATAGGCAAGCCCGATCTGGACCTGGCGCTGAATACCTTTAATACCCGCAAGCAACGCGCCAAAGGCTGCTGGGTGCAAGACCCCATACAGGCCGCCATGTTGGGCCAGGCCGTTGTAGCGAAAGATTATGTAAGCTTTGCCTTTACCCGCAAATCGCCCGATCTGAAGTTCCCGGCTTTTTGGGCCAGTGGTAATGATTATCATCCCGACGAAGATAATGGCGGCAATGGCGAAAACGGCTTACAACAAATGCTGATGCAGGCCGATGGTAAAAAGATAATCCTGCTGCCTGCCTGGCCCGCCGGCTGGGATGCCGATTTTAAACTGAATGCCCCTTACAACACCACGGTGCAGGGCAAAGTAGTAAATGGTAAACTACAAAACCTGAAAGTTATTCCCGCGAGTCGCATGACTGATGTGGTGGATATGAGCAAAAGATAA
- a CDS encoding Kelch repeat-containing protein: protein MRFFLSGLIAVIFLNILLVQPVRAQSYGLGFYSHEVVQDKRTTLDLGLNNVAPKDNLDVSFDLAFIPNRQIYFGYILRLVGDDKQNIDLVYDNQANTKHLKIIIGEKLSKISFNIDEKILFNNWNRLRILIDFKNDKLTVFAGKEAFSEAGVHLKQSTNYKLLFGANAYRQYQTTDLPPFKLRDVKVAQNNKLLSWWPLSEWQGDVVPETVNQNNGLVTNPLWIKSRHRNWQVEQELTVAGNASLAFDPATETVYIITTDSLITYSVNSTAPLKNNAYSSGKQLLIPGDQALFSNNKLYYLFIDQKAIATYSINDQKWDKSFKNLRAETNNGHLNKFFCQTDTSIYTIGGYGQLVYKDSVKQYKLNTAAWQNIKPKGDTFTPRYMAGLGTNAMGDTAYIIGGYGSASGQQIVNPRNLYDMMRFDVKTKTFKKLFNIEVKNEDFVFANSLIINSKSRTYYGLIFPQHKFNSNLQLIQGSLDKPTYKLVGDTIPYLFHDVNAYADIYYCPRSSKFLTVTLFKQNEQTRVKIYSLLSPPEPLETPVLSYGGVNYIWWISGLLVVGLSAAAGITISRKKKKNEASRSLLVPVVPEIVNHTPEQKEQSIEADHDNKLNSNKNAIFLFGDLQLFTAEGQEITKYFTPLLKELFLIIVLYSIKLGRGVSSEKLNEILWFDKSEKSARNNRSVNIAKLKSLLDKMGHCHLSKDTGYWKIEIDYNEIMVDYHTYLNIVSNKSKLNKQKIIQLTHITQRGNFLSNIEYEWLDAFKSEVSNEIIDSYIQFSSTITIADDAEFLIKLANDIFYFDPVNEDAMIMKCKALSYLGKHSLAKNTFESFSKEYKVIYGEGFERDFHSILE from the coding sequence ATGAGATTTTTTTTATCGGGATTAATTGCGGTTATTTTTTTAAATATACTATTGGTACAACCTGTTCGTGCACAATCATACGGGCTCGGTTTTTATAGTCATGAAGTAGTACAGGATAAACGCACCACATTAGATCTCGGTCTGAATAATGTTGCCCCAAAAGATAATCTAGATGTTTCCTTTGATCTGGCTTTTATCCCCAACCGTCAAATATATTTTGGGTATATACTACGACTGGTGGGCGATGACAAGCAGAATATCGACCTCGTATATGACAACCAGGCCAATACCAAACACCTCAAGATTATTATTGGCGAAAAGCTTTCTAAAATTTCGTTTAATATCGATGAAAAGATATTGTTTAATAATTGGAACCGGCTCCGGATACTGATTGATTTTAAGAATGATAAGCTTACCGTGTTTGCCGGCAAGGAGGCCTTCAGCGAAGCAGGTGTACATTTAAAACAAAGCACCAATTATAAATTGCTTTTTGGGGCAAACGCTTACCGGCAGTATCAAACTACCGATTTACCACCTTTTAAACTACGCGATGTAAAGGTGGCCCAGAATAATAAGCTCCTTTCATGGTGGCCTCTTAGTGAATGGCAGGGCGACGTGGTTCCTGAAACGGTTAATCAGAATAATGGCTTGGTTACTAATCCTTTGTGGATAAAATCGCGCCACCGCAATTGGCAGGTAGAACAAGAGCTCACCGTTGCCGGAAACGCCAGCCTGGCCTTTGATCCGGCTACTGAAACGGTTTACATCATCACCACCGATTCACTGATAACCTATTCGGTAAACAGTACTGCCCCGCTAAAAAACAACGCCTATAGTTCAGGAAAACAGTTATTAATTCCCGGCGATCAGGCGTTGTTCAGCAACAATAAACTATATTACCTTTTTATAGATCAAAAAGCCATTGCCACTTATAGCATCAACGATCAAAAATGGGATAAGAGCTTCAAAAACCTACGCGCAGAAACAAATAACGGGCATTTAAATAAGTTTTTTTGCCAAACAGATACTTCCATTTATACCATTGGAGGTTACGGTCAATTGGTGTATAAAGACAGTGTAAAACAGTATAAGTTAAATACCGCTGCATGGCAAAACATTAAACCTAAAGGCGATACGTTTACCCCCCGTTATATGGCAGGTCTGGGTACTAATGCTATGGGGGATACCGCCTACATTATTGGCGGCTACGGCAGCGCGTCGGGTCAGCAAATTGTGAATCCGCGTAATTTGTATGACATGATGCGTTTTGATGTTAAAACTAAAACGTTTAAGAAACTTTTTAATATTGAAGTTAAAAACGAGGACTTTGTATTTGCCAATTCGCTTATCATTAATTCAAAATCGCGGACTTATTACGGACTTATTTTTCCGCAGCATAAGTTTAATTCCAATTTACAGCTCATACAGGGCTCACTTGATAAACCTACCTATAAATTAGTTGGCGATACCATTCCCTACCTGTTTCATGATGTGAACGCCTATGCGGATATTTATTACTGCCCGCGAAGCAGTAAGTTTTTAACGGTAACACTTTTTAAGCAGAACGAGCAAACCCGGGTTAAAATATACTCGCTGTTAAGTCCGCCGGAGCCATTGGAAACCCCGGTGCTAAGTTACGGTGGTGTTAATTATATCTGGTGGATAAGCGGCCTCCTGGTAGTGGGTTTGAGTGCAGCGGCAGGTATAACCATCAGCCGGAAAAAGAAAAAAAATGAAGCCAGCCGGTCTCTTCTAGTGCCGGTGGTCCCGGAGATTGTCAACCATACCCCCGAACAAAAAGAACAGTCCATTGAGGCCGACCATGACAACAAGCTCAACAGCAACAAAAACGCTATATTTTTATTTGGCGATCTGCAGCTTTTTACAGCTGAAGGGCAGGAGATCACCAAATATTTTACACCATTGTTAAAGGAACTCTTCCTGATTATTGTACTTTACTCCATAAAGCTAGGCCGTGGCGTAAGCTCCGAAAAACTGAATGAGATATTGTGGTTTGACAAATCAGAAAAGAGCGCCCGTAATAACCGCTCGGTAAATATTGCCAAACTCAAATCGCTGCTTGATAAGATGGGTCATTGCCATTTATCAAAAGATACCGGCTACTGGAAAATCGAAATAGATTATAACGAGATCATGGTTGATTACCATACCTACCTCAACATTGTATCAAACAAAAGCAAGCTCAACAAGCAAAAAATCATCCAGCTTACGCATATTACACAAAGGGGTAATTTTTTATCGAACATAGAATACGAATGGCTGGACGCCTTTAAATCAGAAGTATCTAATGAGATCATTGATTCATATATCCAATTTTCGAGCACTATTACCATTGCCGACGATGCAGAGTTCCTGATAAAGCTGGCCAATGACATTTTCTACTTCGACCCGGTAAACGAGGATGCCATGATCATGAAATGCAAGGCGCTATCATACCTGGGTAAGCACTCGCTGGCTAAAAACACTTTTGAAAGCTTTAGCAAAGAATATAAGGTAATTTACGGCGAAGGTTTCGAACGTGATTTTCATTCTATATTGGAGTAA
- the ppsA gene encoding phosphoenolpyruvate synthase gives MIPENKLRAENINTYAIGFQEIDRSKFMDVGGKGANLGELSKIAGIQVPGGFCVSTEAYKKITENNQELNTLLDKLTHLKTEDRQNISEISAKIRMSIENMSIAEDITAEITGYLAKFHKNDAFAVRSSATAEDLPTASFAGQQDTYLNIIGKNAILKHISKCWASLFTDRAVIYRIQNSFDHRKVQLSVVVQQMVFPQAAGILFTADPVTSNRKVLSIDASFGLGEAMVSGLVNADLYKVCNGNIIDKKISAKKLAIYALKDGGTKEQEIESGQQNKQTLTDEQILQLEHIGRKIEEHFGRPQDIEWCLAENLFYIVQSRPITTLYPVPEANDEENHVYVSVGHQQMMTDAMKPLGLSFFLLTTAAHMRTAGGRLFVDVTQMLASPAGRNTLINVLGKSDPIIKDALTTIIERGDFIKLLEDEKQESGPAKNTKSVPHRDFQALKDYNPTIVSDLIRSSQTWIESLKQNIQLKSGSDLFDFILEDIQQLKKTSADSESFGVVMTGMNASSWINEKMNEWLGEKNAADMLAQSVPNNITSEMGLELLDVADVIRPYPAVIKYLQQAKYDNFLDRLIQFDGGQEIRGAIDTYLNKYGMRCAGEIDITKTRWSEKPAILVPLILSNIRNFEPNAGKQKFERGRQEALNKEQELLDRLKQLPDGEQKARDTKRMIDLIRNFAGYREYPKYGIISRYFVYKQALLKEAEHLVKANIIHEKEDIYYLTFEDLREVVSTHKLDYQIISKRKEEYKLYEKLTPPRVITSDGEIITGRYKRENLPAGAIIGLPVSSGVIEGRGRVIVNMEDANLEEGDILVTSFTDPSWTPLFVSIKGLVTEVGGLMTHGAVIAREYGLPAVVGVENATKLIKDGQRIRVNGTDGYIEIL, from the coding sequence ATGATACCAGAAAACAAGCTCAGGGCAGAAAATATTAACACATATGCAATCGGCTTTCAGGAGATTGACAGATCAAAGTTTATGGATGTTGGGGGCAAGGGTGCTAACCTGGGCGAGCTGTCCAAAATCGCGGGGATACAGGTACCTGGGGGCTTTTGCGTTAGCACCGAAGCATATAAAAAAATAACCGAAAATAACCAGGAACTTAACACTTTGCTGGATAAACTTACACACCTTAAGACGGAAGACAGGCAAAATATCAGCGAAATCAGCGCAAAAATCCGTATGTCCATCGAAAACATGTCTATTGCTGAGGATATAACCGCAGAGATTACAGGTTATCTCGCAAAATTTCATAAAAATGATGCCTTTGCTGTAAGGTCAAGCGCTACAGCGGAAGACCTGCCGACGGCATCATTTGCTGGTCAGCAGGATACGTATTTGAACATCATTGGCAAGAATGCAATCCTAAAGCATATCAGCAAATGCTGGGCGTCGCTATTTACCGATAGAGCAGTAATTTACCGTATTCAAAATAGCTTTGATCACCGTAAAGTCCAGTTATCTGTGGTTGTTCAGCAAATGGTTTTCCCGCAGGCGGCGGGAATTTTATTCACCGCCGATCCAGTTACTTCTAACAGAAAAGTGTTATCCATTGATGCCAGTTTCGGACTTGGTGAGGCAATGGTTTCCGGTCTGGTGAATGCCGATCTTTATAAAGTATGTAACGGCAACATCATAGATAAGAAGATATCCGCCAAGAAACTGGCTATTTATGCCTTAAAAGATGGCGGTACTAAAGAACAGGAGATTGAGTCCGGGCAGCAAAATAAACAAACGCTGACGGATGAGCAGATTTTACAGTTGGAGCACATCGGTAGAAAGATCGAAGAACATTTCGGCCGCCCTCAGGACATCGAATGGTGTTTAGCAGAAAATCTATTTTATATTGTCCAGAGCCGGCCGATCACTACTTTATACCCTGTTCCTGAGGCAAATGACGAGGAGAATCACGTGTATGTATCTGTCGGCCATCAGCAAATGATGACTGATGCCATGAAACCATTGGGGTTATCTTTTTTCCTGTTAACGACCGCTGCCCACATGCGTACGGCTGGTGGAAGGTTGTTTGTTGATGTTACACAAATGCTGGCTTCACCCGCCGGCAGAAACACGTTAATAAACGTTCTTGGAAAATCAGATCCCATCATAAAAGACGCACTTACAACCATCATCGAACGGGGAGATTTTATAAAATTGTTAGAGGATGAAAAACAAGAATCGGGTCCGGCTAAAAACACTAAAAGTGTGCCGCATAGGGATTTTCAGGCACTAAAGGACTACAACCCAACAATCGTTTCTGATTTGATCAGGAGCAGTCAAACATGGATAGAATCGTTAAAACAAAACATCCAGCTGAAATCAGGATCTGATCTTTTTGATTTTATCCTGGAGGACATCCAGCAATTAAAGAAAACTTCAGCTGACTCAGAAAGCTTTGGTGTGGTTATGACCGGGATGAATGCTTCGTCATGGATCAATGAAAAAATGAACGAATGGTTAGGTGAGAAAAATGCGGCAGATATGCTTGCCCAATCTGTGCCAAATAATATTACTTCGGAAATGGGCCTGGAACTATTGGATGTTGCTGACGTGATCCGCCCTTATCCAGCCGTAATTAAATATTTGCAACAGGCAAAATATGATAACTTTTTGGACAGACTAATTCAATTTGACGGTGGGCAGGAAATCCGGGGCGCTATTGATACTTATCTCAACAAATACGGAATGCGATGTGCAGGGGAAATTGACATTACGAAAACCCGTTGGAGCGAAAAACCAGCTATACTTGTCCCTTTGATTCTCAGTAACATCAGAAACTTTGAGCCTAATGCCGGAAAGCAAAAATTTGAGCGGGGCCGGCAGGAAGCTCTAAATAAGGAACAGGAGTTATTGGATAGATTGAAGCAATTACCGGATGGCGAACAAAAAGCCCGGGACACGAAACGAATGATCGACCTGATCAGGAATTTTGCCGGTTATCGTGAATATCCAAAATACGGAATAATTAGTCGCTATTTTGTTTATAAGCAAGCTTTACTTAAAGAGGCCGAACATCTCGTAAAAGCCAATATCATTCATGAAAAAGAAGATATATACTATCTCACTTTTGAAGACCTTCGCGAGGTTGTAAGTACTCATAAACTGGACTACCAGATCATCAGCAAGCGAAAAGAGGAGTATAAATTATATGAAAAATTAACTCCCCCACGTGTGATCACATCCGATGGTGAGATTATTACAGGCAGGTACAAACGAGAAAACCTCCCCGCCGGGGCTATTATTGGGCTGCCTGTTTCTTCCGGAGTAATAGAGGGACGGGGCCGTGTTATTGTAAACATGGAAGATGCCAATCTGGAAGAAGGGGATATATTAGTCACCTCCTTTACCGACCCGAGCTGGACACCATTGTTTGTGTCTATAAAAGGCCTGGTCACCGAAGTTGGCGGACTAATGACACATGGAGCAGTTATTGCACGTGAATATGGCTTACCGGCAGTTGTGGGAGTGGAGAATGCAACCAAACTGATCAAAGACGGACAGCGAATCCGGGTGAACGGAACAGACGGATATATAGAAATACTATAA
- a CDS encoding RNA polymerase sigma factor: MSSDPAAGNELLPNLFRLEYTRMTAVLYRRFGLKYIEIAEDIVSETFKKASENWTINGIPENPAAWLYKVAKNKAKDCLKHHAVVETHFKETIATEKMEMINDFEFTHQNISDSQLSMIFAVCNPAISSESQICLALQILCGFSVEEIANAFLSKIETIKKRLQRARADLRKDNFQIGILNKNEIALRIDTVLKTLYLLFNEGYFSKTNSRQIRKDLCLEALRLTLLLTENPLTNTPKANALLALMCYQSSRLDARTNDKGETIVYERQNKKLWDVSLIERGNYYLIEACNRDDVSKYHLEAAIAYWHTVPAGKNKWQQILQLYNQLILVEYSPIAALNRTFAFAKVYGHEQAIAEAQKLNLAENNYYHELLGYLFASYSPGKAITHYEKAIQLTKSEAEKQTLQKEIRRLRSKGTTGTGNKK, from the coding sequence ATGAGCAGCGATCCCGCAGCAGGAAACGAGCTTCTACCTAACTTGTTCAGGTTAGAGTATACCAGAATGACAGCCGTCTTGTACCGTCGTTTTGGTTTGAAATATATTGAAATTGCGGAGGACATTGTAAGTGAAACATTTAAAAAAGCTTCAGAGAATTGGACAATTAACGGAATACCGGAAAATCCTGCAGCATGGCTTTACAAAGTGGCTAAAAATAAAGCCAAGGATTGCCTGAAACATCATGCAGTTGTTGAAACACATTTTAAAGAGACAATTGCTACGGAAAAAATGGAGATGATAAACGATTTTGAGTTTACCCATCAAAATATTTCAGACAGCCAGTTATCCATGATATTTGCCGTGTGTAACCCCGCTATTTCGTCAGAATCACAAATTTGTTTGGCCCTTCAAATTCTTTGCGGCTTCAGTGTAGAAGAAATAGCAAATGCCTTTCTGTCTAAAATCGAAACGATAAAAAAGCGCTTGCAAAGGGCTCGGGCAGATCTTCGTAAAGATAATTTTCAAATAGGTATATTAAATAAAAATGAGATAGCGCTAAGGATTGATACCGTATTAAAAACACTATACTTATTATTTAATGAAGGATATTTTTCCAAAACAAATAGCAGGCAAATACGAAAAGATCTTTGTTTGGAAGCGCTCAGACTGACCCTGTTATTAACGGAAAACCCATTAACCAATACACCCAAGGCAAATGCATTACTTGCTTTGATGTGCTACCAGAGTTCCAGGCTTGATGCCCGGACAAATGATAAAGGCGAAACCATTGTTTATGAGCGGCAAAATAAAAAGTTATGGGATGTATCATTAATTGAACGGGGCAATTATTACCTGATTGAGGCCTGCAATAGAGATGACGTTTCAAAATACCATCTGGAAGCTGCAATCGCTTATTGGCATACCGTTCCTGCCGGCAAAAACAAATGGCAGCAAATTTTACAATTATATAATCAGCTTATCCTTGTTGAGTATTCACCAATAGCGGCATTGAACAGGACATTTGCCTTTGCTAAGGTTTATGGTCATGAACAGGCAATTGCCGAGGCTCAAAAATTAAACTTGGCGGAAAATAATTACTATCACGAATTATTGGGTTACCTGTTTGCAAGTTACAGCCCTGGTAAAGCCATCACCCATTATGAAAAGGCCATCCAGCTAACAAAATCTGAAGCGGAAAAGCAAACACTTCAAAAAGAGATCCGGCGATTGCGATCAAAGGGTACGACTGGTACCGGCAACAAAAAATAA
- a CDS encoding FMN-dependent NADH-azoreductase translates to MKNILHIISSPMGDRSHSIKLGRAIIKQLVLKHQKSKVIERNLLADNPPYLDSLHISAFFKNEKLSYSDAIIAEIKEADFIVLGAPMYNFGVHAALKAFIDQIVRFGHTISYQEDGTKIGLLKGKIVYLAITAGGNYKNSGFDPVNDYIVNYLNTILNYIGIDTIIPFIIEGTARPDFVVDYEPICSDIENAVQVN, encoded by the coding sequence ATGAAAAATATATTGCACATTATTTCAAGTCCTATGGGAGATCGTTCTCATAGCATTAAGCTGGGAAGGGCCATTATTAAACAACTTGTACTAAAGCACCAGAAGAGTAAAGTTATTGAGCGGAACCTCCTGGCCGATAATCCGCCTTACCTGGATAGTTTGCATATTTCAGCATTTTTTAAAAACGAAAAATTGAGTTATTCAGATGCTATAATCGCAGAAATTAAGGAGGCTGATTTTATAGTTTTAGGAGCACCAATGTATAATTTTGGTGTGCACGCTGCATTAAAAGCATTTATTGACCAGATTGTCAGATTTGGACATACGATTAGTTATCAGGAGGATGGAACCAAAATTGGACTATTAAAGGGCAAAATAGTTTACCTTGCAATAACTGCAGGCGGGAACTATAAAAACAGCGGGTTCGACCCTGTTAATGATTACATCGTTAATTACCTTAATACCATTTTAAATTATATAGGAATTGATACAATTATACCTTTTATTATTGAGGGGACGGCGCGGCCCGATTTTGTGGTTGATTATGAACCGATTTGTAGTGATATTGAAAACGCTGTTCAAGTAAATTAA
- a CDS encoding YciI family protein yields MKEFALIFRMSKEPDASPTPEQIQERTNWLASIAAQNKLADKGNSLSAANAKIVNGPNAVTDGPYTEIKEFISGYVIIKTETIDEVVELAKTNPIFKIGGRIEIREIVKLYNHNN; encoded by the coding sequence ATGAAAGAATTTGCCTTGATTTTCAGAATGAGTAAAGAACCAGATGCGAGCCCCACACCGGAACAAATCCAGGAAAGAACCAACTGGTTGGCAAGTATTGCTGCACAAAATAAACTGGCCGATAAAGGAAACTCTTTATCGGCAGCGAACGCAAAAATAGTGAATGGACCCAATGCCGTGACTGATGGACCATATACTGAAATTAAAGAGTTTATTAGTGGGTATGTTATTATAAAAACAGAAACGATTGATGAAGTCGTAGAACTGGCAAAAACCAACCCGATATTTAAAATTGGCGGCCGCATCGAAATTCGTGAAATCGTTAAACTATACAATCACAATAATTGA
- a CDS encoding glycoside hydrolase family 71/99-like protein, which translates to MSKKQLFSLLLLFIAASGYSQSLKHSKTSAFTSYKGLVMAGYQGWFNAPDDGGGRGWNHYNSDGKFEPGSTNIDVWPDVSEYEKTYQTAFKHADGSYAYVYSSHDASSTETHFKWMQQYGIDGVFVQRFIADVQRGRGRAHNDVVLGNVLTSSKKHHRAVALMYDLSGMREGGDSIVIKDWKHLVDSLKLTNRGNKQTYLYHNGKPLVAVWGIGFNDNRRYGLAEAERIIDFLKNDPVYGGCALLLGVPTYWRDFGNDTEKDPHLHDVLRMADIIHPWFVGRYNEESYPKFQNRIADDIAWCKANKLDYVPVVFPGFSWHNMNPRSPQNQIPRNRGHFYWKQIYGAISSGAEMLYVAMFDEVDEGTAILKASKNPPVGLSNFVKYEDDIPNDYYLYLTGYAGKMLRKQIPLRQDIPLPVKTGK; encoded by the coding sequence ATGTCCAAAAAACAATTATTTAGCCTGTTATTGCTGTTTATAGCCGCATCGGGTTACAGCCAGTCGCTTAAACATAGTAAAACATCGGCATTTACCAGTTATAAAGGTTTGGTAATGGCTGGTTATCAGGGCTGGTTCAACGCGCCAGATGATGGCGGGGGCCGCGGCTGGAACCACTACAACTCCGACGGTAAATTTGAGCCAGGAAGCACCAATATTGATGTATGGCCCGACGTAAGCGAATATGAAAAAACCTACCAAACGGCATTTAAACATGCCGATGGTAGTTATGCTTACGTATACAGTTCGCACGATGCCTCATCAACCGAAACGCACTTTAAATGGATGCAGCAATACGGTATTGACGGTGTATTTGTGCAGCGTTTTATAGCCGATGTGCAAAGAGGGCGCGGCCGTGCGCACAATGATGTTGTTTTGGGTAATGTGTTAACATCATCAAAAAAACACCACCGGGCCGTAGCGCTCATGTATGATTTGTCAGGTATGCGCGAAGGCGGCGATTCTATAGTGATTAAGGACTGGAAGCATTTGGTAGACAGTTTAAAACTAACCAACCGGGGTAACAAACAAACCTACCTGTACCATAACGGCAAGCCGCTGGTGGCTGTTTGGGGTATAGGGTTTAACGATAACCGCAGATACGGCCTTGCCGAAGCTGAAAGAATTATAGATTTTTTAAAGAACGACCCTGTTTACGGCGGTTGCGCCCTGTTGCTGGGCGTACCCACCTACTGGCGCGATTTTGGGAACGATACCGAAAAAGATCCGCACCTGCATGACGTGCTACGCATGGCCGATATTATTCATCCCTGGTTTGTGGGGCGATATAATGAGGAATCGTATCCTAAGTTTCAAAACCGCATTGCAGATGATATTGCCTGGTGCAAAGCCAACAAACTTGATTATGTGCCGGTTGTTTTCCCGGGCTTTAGCTGGCATAATATGAACCCTCGCAGTCCGCAAAATCAGATTCCTCGCAACAGGGGGCATTTTTACTGGAAACAGATCTACGGAGCCATCAGCAGTGGTGCTGAAATGCTGTACGTAGCCATGTTTGATGAGGTTGACGAAGGTACAGCTATATTGAAAGCCTCTAAAAATCCGCCGGTAGGCCTGAGCAATTTTGTAAAGTATGAGGATGATATCCCCAATGATTATTACCTGTACTTAACTGGTTACGCTGGCAAAATGCTCCGGAAACAAATACCGCTCCGGCAGGATATTCCGTTACCTGTTAAGACGGGTAAATAG